Proteins found in one uncultured Desulfuromonas sp. genomic segment:
- the rlmB gene encoding 23S rRNA (guanosine(2251)-2'-O)-methyltransferase RlmB, which yields MSQYLFGLNAVAEALGQGREVIALYVEEQRNPRLEEIVAQATERRVAVKQCERRQLEKMVGEARHQGVVAQVKTQAFVSLAQLLAQGPVSERFFLILDGITDPHNFGALIRSAAAAGCQGVIFAKDRSCPVTGVVEKTAAGTLGYVQLCQVTNLGRAIEELKKAGVWVYGLAGEGGQSLFGTSLSAPVALVAGSEGKGIRPLIRKLCDGLIAIPMPGQVESLNVSVATGIALFEVVRNHLKIKK from the coding sequence GTTGAAGAGCAACGTAATCCGCGTCTTGAGGAGATTGTTGCCCAGGCAACCGAGCGACGTGTTGCTGTGAAGCAATGCGAACGCCGCCAGCTGGAGAAGATGGTTGGAGAGGCGCGACACCAGGGCGTTGTTGCTCAGGTAAAGACTCAGGCCTTTGTCTCGTTGGCGCAGTTGCTTGCGCAAGGTCCGGTATCAGAGCGTTTTTTTCTGATTCTCGATGGTATTACGGATCCGCACAATTTTGGTGCCCTGATCCGTTCTGCCGCTGCTGCCGGGTGTCAGGGGGTGATTTTTGCTAAGGATCGTTCCTGTCCGGTAACCGGTGTTGTTGAGAAAACCGCTGCCGGAACCCTGGGGTATGTGCAGTTGTGTCAGGTGACCAATCTGGGGCGGGCTATTGAAGAGTTAAAAAAAGCCGGAGTCTGGGTGTACGGGTTGGCCGGAGAAGGTGGACAGTCTTTATTTGGCACATCTCTGAGTGCTCCGGTTGCCTTGGTGGCCGGCAGTGAAGGGAAGGGGATTCGTCCGTTAATTCGCAAATTGTGCGACGGTCTGATCGCGATTCCCATGCCGGGGCAGGTGGAGTCGTTGAACGTCTCGGTCGCAACGGGAATCGCCCTATTTGAGGTGGTTCGTAACCATCTGAAAATAAAAAAGTAA
- the tuf gene encoding elongation factor Tu, translating to MAKEKFERTKPHVNIGTIGHVDHGKTTLTAAITKVMAGLGQAEARAFDQIDNAPEERERGITIATAHVEYETETRHYAHVDCPGHADYVKNMITGAAQMDGAILVVSAADGPMPQTREHILLARQVGVPAIVVFLNKADMVDDEELMELVELEVRELLSAYDFPGDDLPIVAGSALKALEAEQGAPEEQCIIELMNEVDGYVPEPERAIDQPFLMPVEDVFSISGRGTVATGRVESGIIKVGEEIEIVGMKDTTKTTVTGVEMFRKLLDQGQAGDNVGLLLRGVKREDIERGQVLAKPGSITPHTKFKAEAYILTKEEGGRHTPFFKGYRPQFYFRTTDVTGVVELPEGVEMVMPGDNIAMTVEMITPIAMDKELRFAIREGGRTVGAGVVSEVVE from the coding sequence ATGGCAAAGGAAAAATTTGAAAGAACAAAGCCCCATGTCAACATCGGTACGATTGGCCACGTTGACCATGGGAAGACGACACTGACTGCGGCAATCACCAAGGTAATGGCTGGTCTCGGTCAGGCGGAAGCCCGCGCATTTGATCAAATTGACAACGCTCCTGAAGAGCGTGAGCGTGGTATCACCATCGCAACGGCTCACGTTGAGTATGAGACGGAAACCCGTCACTATGCTCACGTTGACTGCCCTGGTCATGCTGACTACGTAAAGAATATGATTACCGGTGCAGCACAGATGGACGGTGCTATTCTGGTTGTTTCCGCAGCGGACGGCCCCATGCCTCAGACCCGTGAGCACATCCTGCTCGCCCGTCAGGTTGGTGTTCCTGCCATTGTCGTATTCCTGAACAAGGCCGACATGGTTGACGACGAAGAGCTGATGGAATTGGTAGAGCTGGAAGTTCGCGAACTGCTGTCCGCTTATGACTTCCCCGGTGATGACCTGCCTATCGTTGCAGGTTCCGCCCTTAAAGCTCTCGAAGCAGAACAGGGTGCCCCTGAAGAACAATGCATCATCGAGCTGATGAATGAGGTTGATGGCTATGTACCCGAGCCTGAGCGTGCCATCGATCAACCCTTTTTGATGCCTGTAGAAGACGTGTTCTCCATTTCCGGTCGTGGTACAGTTGCTACCGGTCGTGTTGAGAGCGGCATCATCAAAGTCGGTGAGGAGATTGAAATTGTTGGTATGAAAGATACCACCAAGACAACCGTCACCGGTGTTGAGATGTTCCGCAAGCTGCTTGATCAAGGTCAGGCAGGCGACAACGTTGGTCTGCTGCTGCGCGGCGTAAAACGTGAAGATATCGAGCGTGGTCAAGTTCTGGCCAAGCCCGGCAGTATTACTCCTCACACCAAGTTCAAAGCCGAAGCCTACATCCTGACCAAAGAAGAGGGTGGTCGTCATACACCGTTCTTCAAAGGCTATCGTCCTCAGTTCTACTTCCGCACCACTGACGTCACCGGTGTTGTAGAGCTGCCTGAAGGTGTTGAGATGGTAATGCCTGGTGATAACATCGCCATGACCGTCGAAATGATCACCCCGATCGCCATGGACAAAGAGCTGCGCTTCGCGATTCGCGAAGGTGGCCGTACTGTCGGCGCCGGTGTTGTCAGCGAAGTTGTTGAGTAG
- the rpmG gene encoding 50S ribosomal protein L33 — translation MSDIITLACTECKQRNYTTTKNKRNLPDRLEFKKYCRFDRRHTLHRETK, via the coding sequence ATGAGTGATATTATAACTCTGGCATGCACGGAGTGTAAGCAGCGCAATTATACGACGACTAAAAACAAGCGTAATCTTCCAGATCGTCTCGAATTTAAGAAGTACTGCCGTTTTGATCGTCGCCACACTCTGCATCGTGAGACGAAGTAG
- the secE gene encoding preprotein translocase subunit SecE, which yields MIAKVSGFLGNVKSELTKVTWPTWKDTYGSTMVVIAFVLLVAVFLWGVDNVLSVLVKNLLS from the coding sequence GTGATTGCAAAGGTTTCGGGGTTTCTCGGCAACGTTAAAAGTGAACTGACCAAGGTGACCTGGCCAACCTGGAAGGATACCTATGGCTCAACGATGGTGGTGATCGCTTTTGTGTTGCTGGTGGCAGTATTCTTGTGGGGTGTTGACAATGTCTTGTCTGTGCTTGTGAAGAATTTGCTCAGCTAA
- the nusG gene encoding transcription termination/antitermination protein NusG, whose protein sequence is MAMQWYGVHTYSGFENKVKLNLEERIKMLDAEDLFGEVLVPSEVVVELKNGERRTSTRKFFPGYILVQMELNNETWHIVKDTAKVTGFVGGGTTPPPIPDAEVEKITARMEEGAERPKPKVQYEVGETVRVVDGPFLNFTGIVEDVKPDKGKLKVMVSIFGRVTPVELDFIQVEKTS, encoded by the coding sequence ATGGCGATGCAGTGGTATGGCGTACATACATATTCAGGCTTTGAGAATAAAGTAAAACTGAATCTTGAAGAACGAATAAAGATGTTGGATGCTGAGGACCTTTTTGGTGAGGTTCTGGTTCCGTCCGAAGTTGTCGTTGAGCTAAAGAATGGTGAGCGTAGGACTTCCACGCGGAAGTTCTTCCCTGGCTATATTTTAGTTCAGATGGAGCTGAATAATGAGACGTGGCATATCGTTAAGGACACAGCCAAGGTGACTGGTTTTGTCGGTGGCGGCACAACACCGCCTCCCATCCCTGATGCCGAGGTCGAAAAGATCACGGCGCGAATGGAAGAGGGAGCGGAGCGTCCCAAGCCGAAAGTTCAGTACGAGGTTGGTGAGACAGTTCGCGTTGTTGATGGTCCGTTTCTCAATTTTACCGGTATTGTTGAAGATGTTAAGCCTGACAAGGGCAAGCTCAAGGTCATGGTAAGTATTTTTGGCCGTGTTACCCCTGTTGAGCTGGATTTCATACAGGTTGAAAAGACCAGTTAG
- the rplK gene encoding 50S ribosomal protein L11: MAKKVVGQIKLQIPAGKANPSPPVGPALGQHGVNIMEFCKAFNAKTQGDDGMIIPVVITVFADRSFSFITKTPPAAVLLLKAAKIAKGSGVPNKNKVGKVTMDQVLEIARIKMPDLNAFDEDAAVRTIAGTARSMGLEVE, translated from the coding sequence ATGGCCAAGAAAGTAGTTGGACAAATTAAGCTGCAAATTCCGGCGGGTAAGGCAAACCCTTCACCTCCTGTCGGCCCGGCTCTGGGTCAGCATGGTGTAAATATCATGGAATTCTGCAAGGCATTCAATGCCAAGACACAAGGTGATGACGGGATGATTATTCCTGTGGTCATTACTGTCTTTGCAGATCGGTCTTTCAGCTTTATCACCAAGACCCCACCGGCAGCTGTTCTGCTGTTGAAAGCAGCGAAAATTGCCAAAGGGTCCGGAGTCCCCAACAAGAACAAGGTTGGGAAGGTAACGATGGATCAGGTTCTTGAGATTGCACGTATCAAGATGCCGGATCTGAATGCATTTGATGAAGACGCGGCTGTGCGCACCATTGCTGGTACTGCACGCAGCATGGGTCTTGAAGTCGAATAA